TGTCCCGGCAATACCGTGACTTCTTTGCCGGTGTCACTGGCCCGGAAATGGCGTGCGAGTCCATCACGACACTGATCCACAGCTCGGAAGTTACCACGCCACACAATATGGAGCTGATGTACCAGCTCTATGCCTTTATGAACCGCAGTGCGGCGTTGAAAATGGTAATGCAGGACTGGATGAAGATGAGCCAGACAACGTTAGAGCAGTGGTTTGACCCTGTCACTGCTCGTGCGCTGGATGCGTTTATTGAAGGCATGACATTGCACTTTGTGACCGACAGACAGCCGTTGTCGCGGGATGAGATCCGGGCGATGGTGGGCAGAATTGCGGGGGAAGGAATTTCAGGCAACAAAAAACCCATCAACCTTGAACCAAAACGGCGGGGTTGATGGGCTCCACAAATTGGGGACATCAAAGAAAAGCAGTGGCACTAGTTATGACTGCCCTCTGAATAAAAAGTTCTGCGCATCGCAAAAATTTTTTCTGCAATGCGCAAACTTGAGAGTTATCCGAGTCCCGGCCAGATGATGATGATAAGCGTACCGGCCAGAGTCAGCAGTACGTTGGCGATGGCGTACGTGCCGGCATAGCCCAGCGCCGGAATATTGCTGCGCGCGGTATCACTGATAATTTCCATTGCCGGCGCACAGGTACGTGCGCCCATCATTGCGCCAAACAGCAGGGCGCGGTTCATACGCAGCACGTAAGCCCCAAACAGGAAACAGATCACCACAGGAACCAGGCTGACAATCAGGCCTGATACCAGCATCTGCCAGCCTACGGCCCCCAGGCTGTGACCAATGCCGCTGCCTGCGCTTAATCCGACGCCAGCCATAAAGACCATCAGGCCAAACTCTTTGACCATGTTCAGTGCGCCTTGCGGGATATAGCCAAATGTTGGATGGTTCGCACGCAGGAATCCGAGCATGATCCCAGCAAACAGCAACCCGGCGGCGTTACCGATGCCGAAGCTAAAGTTGCTGAACTGGAAGGTGATCATCCCGATCATCAGGCCCACAATAAAGAAGGCACAAAAAGCCAGCAGGTCGGTGACCTGGCTGTGAATTGAGATAAAGCCGATACGTTCGGCAACGGTTTTAACGCGACGAGCATCGCCGCTCACCTGCAATACATCGCCTTTGTTCAGGACGACGTTATCGTCGATAGGCATTTCAATCTGGCTGCGGATCACGCGGTTTAAGAAGCAGCCGTGGTCGGTCAGTTTCAGTTGTGCCAGGCGGCGGCCGACTGCGTTGTGGTTTTTCACCACAATCTCTTCGGTGACGATACGCATGTCGAGCAGATCCCGGTCAAACACCTCTTTTCCGTTACGGAAACTGGGGTCGAGGCGCGCATGGGCGTCGGGATAGCCGACGAGCGCAATATCATCGCCCATCTGCAACACCGCGTCACCGTCAGGGTTTGCCAGAATACCGTTACGGCGAATACGTTCGATATAGCAGCCCGTCTGGCGGTAGATCCCCAGTTCACGCAGGTTTTTGCCGTCAGCCCAGGCCACCAGCTCTGGCCCTACGCGATAAGCACGAATAACGGGCAGGTAGACTTTACGCTTGGTATCAGTATCCAGCCCGCGCTCGCGCGCAATCTGCTGGGCGCTGGTCTGCAAATCCTGATGCTGCAGTTTGGGCAGATAACGCGCGCCCACAATCAGGCTTACCAGGCCAATCAGATAGGTCAGAGCATAACCGAGACTCAGGTGATCGAGGGCGGTAGAGAGCTGGGAGCCTTCCATTCCGGAGTGGCGCAACGTGTCCCCCGCACCTACCAGAACAGGGGTTGAGGTCATGGAGCCTGCCAGCATCCCGGCCGTTAAGCCGATATCCCAGCCAAACAGCTTACCGAGACCAAGTGCGATCAGCAGCGCGCTACCGACCATCACCAGCGCCAGCATCAGGTAATTTTTGCCGTCGCGGAAGAAAATGGAAAAAAAGTTCGGACCCGCTTCCACGCCTACACAAAAAATAAACAGCATAAACCCAAGATTGAGCGCATCCGTGTTAATGCTGAAATGTTGCTGACCTAATAATAATGAGACCACCAAAACGCCAATGGAATTACCAAGTTGAACTGAACCCAGGCGCAATTTACCCAGACAGAGGCCCAGCGCAAGTACCACAAATAATAACAGGATGTAATTCCCATTTAACAAGTCTGCGACGTTTATATTCACGGAGGCTAACTTCTTGTTTACCAGTAAGCTGTTGAAAGGAAGGGTTATTTAGGCTACTGTTTTGCTCTGTGTGCGAAAGAAAACGTACCTTTTGGCACATGCGCTTTATATCCCACAGAGCAATAACAGGTCGTTAGTTTAATCGTATTAGATATCTACGGCTAGTGAAGATCGCGCAACACTGTATGAGCTTAGGCAAGGAATGCCGCATTGCTTTATCTGACTGGGCGTCCGCAGGACGAATGTGTATTCGATAGAGATGAAGTCAGGAGGATTATTTGAACATCAAGCGCAACTGGGCGGGGATCGTCAGCGGTTTTTTGTTATTTACGGTGGTTTGCCTGTCGTTATCCCTCAATGTCACGGGAGCGTTCAGAGCCTCTGGTCATTCTGAACTGGGCTTGCTCTTTTTTGTGCTTCCCGGTGCAGCCGCGAGTTTTCTCTCCCGCCGGGGAGAAGTCATCAGACCCCTGTTAGGGGCAATGCTCGCTGCGCCAGTATGTTTGTTGTTGATGCGCGTGCTGTTTGTCTCATCGCGCTCATTCTTGCAGGAACTGGCATGGCTGATGAGCGGGGTGTTCTGGTGTGCGCTGGGGGCGCTATGCTTTTTATTTGTGCGTCGCATGCTACACCGACGGCGTCACCGCAAATAAAAACGCCCTCATTTTGAGGGCGTTTATCGATAACGTTCAGACATTACTGAGCAGCAAAAAGACCCAGATTTTCTTTCGCGTAGGCTTCAAAATCGGTGCAGCCGCCAATGTGCTTCTGATCGAGGAAAATCTGCGGGACGGTTTCAACCGGTTTACCCACGGTTTTTTCCAGATCGGCTTTGGTGATACCTTCCGCGTGGATATCCACATAACGGAAGTTGAAGTCATCACGCTCTTCGGTCAGTTTCTCAGCCAGTTCTTTTGCGCGCACGCAGTAAGGGCATCCTGGACGACCAAAAATCACTGCAAACATTTCTCTCTCCTCAAAAAACAAGCCTGACGGCGAATGGAGCGTATATTGCACGATAACCTGCCGTCATGGAAAGAAGGTTTCACCTGTCGCTTTAATATCTCTGAGCTATGTTTCGCCAATTACATGCAGCATATCATTGCCTATACTGGCTGCCATATTGCGTACAGACAGACCAAAGAGAGACAACATGACGCCAACGATTGACCTGCTACGTTCCCACCGTTCGATTCGCCATTTTACCGATGAGCCAATCACTCAGGCACAGCGCGAAGCCATTGTGGACAGCGCAAGGGGTACATCCAGCTCCAGTTTTTTACAGTGCAGCTCTATTATTCGTATTACCGACCCCGCAATGCGTGAACAACTGGTGACGCTAACGGGTGGGCAAAAACATGTGGCTCAGGCGGCGGAGTTTTGGGTGTTTTGCGCCGACTTTAACCGCCATTTGCAGATCTGTCCGGAGGCTGAGCTTGGCCTGGCGGAACAACTGTTGCTCGGCGTCGTGGATACGGCGTTGATGGCGCAAAATGCCCTGACAGCAGCGGAATCATTAGGGTTGGGTGGGGTGTACATCGGCGGTTTGCGCAATAACATTGAAAGCGTGACAGAACTGTTGAAGCTGCCTAAACACGTTTTACCGCTCTTTGGCCTGTGCCTCGGCTGGCCGGCGGATAACCCGGACGTCAAACCACGCCTGCCTGCAAGCATGATCATGCATGAAAACCACTATCAGCCAGTCGACCAGGATGTACTGGCACACTACGATGACGAGCTGGCGCACTACTACCTGACGCGCGGCAGCAATACCCGTCGGGATACCTGGAGCGACCATATTCGTCGCACCATCATTAAAGAAAACCGTCCGTTTATTCTCGACTATTTGCATAAACAGGGCTGGGCAACGCGATAGTGCATTCATCCTGTGCCTGCCTGCGTGTATGATACGCAGGCTTTTCCCATGTTATTAGAGAGGTGCAGGGTGAACATTGCCATTTTGTCCCGGGATGGAACGCTCTATTCATGCAAGCGCCTGCGCGAAGCGGCACTAAAGCGCGGCCATCAGGTTGAGATCCTCGATCCGCTGTCCTGTTATATGAATATCGACCCGGCAGCGTCGTCGATTCACTATAAAGGTCGTCAGTTACCGCATTTCGACGCGGTCATCCCCCGTATTGGTTCTCAGATTACTTACTACGGTACTGCCGCATTACGTCAGTTCGAAATGCTCGGAAGTTACCCCCTCAATGAATCCGTCGCGATCTCACGCGCCCGCGATAAGCTCCGCTCGCTGCAACTGCTGGCCCGTCAGGGCATTGATCTGCCCGTCACCGGAATTGCCCATTCGCCGGACGACACCAGCGATCTGATTGATATGGTCGGGGGCGCGCCGTTGGTGATCAAGCTGGTGGAAGGTACGCAAGGTATTGGCGTAGTACTGGCAGAGACGCGCCAGGCGGCTGAAAGCGTTATTGATGCGTTTCGCGGCCTCAATGCCCATATTCTGGTGCAGGAATATATCGAAGAGGCCAAAGGGCGGGACATTCGCTGCCTTGTGGTGGGCGATGAAGTCGTGGCTGCCATTGAACGTCAGGCAAAAGAGGGCGATTTCCGTTCTAATTTGCACCGTGGTGGTGTAGCGCGGGTAGCTGATATCAGCGAACGTGAGCGCGAAATGGCTGTTAAAGCCGCACAAACGCTGGGACTGGATATTGCGGGTGTCGATATTCTGCGCGCGACGCGAGGGCCGCTGGTGATGGAAGTGAATGCCTCACCGGGGCTGGAAGGCGTCGAGAAAACCACGGGTATTGATATTGCGGGTAAAATGATCGCATGGATCGAACGCCATGCGACGCCGGGGTTCTGCCTGAAAACGGGCGGTTAAATGGATCACTGCGTATTTTTTGCGTAATCTAGGCGAAGTTTTTTCTTAAGAGGCTGCACAGCGATGGATTTACAGGTCGTACCAACACTGGATACGTTACGTCAATGGCTCGATGATGCGGGAATCACTTACTTTGAGTGTGATTCCTGTCAGGCGCTGCACTTGCCGCATATGCAAAATTTCGACGGCGTGTTCGATGCCAAAATCGATCTGATCAACGACGTGATTCTTTTCTCCGCCCTGGCTGAAGTGAAGCCTTCAGCGCTGCTGGCGCTGGCTTCCGATCTGTCGGCTATTAATGCCAGTTCTTTGACGGTGAAAGCATTTCTCGATATTCAGGATGATAATCTGCCAAAACTGGTTGTTTGCCAGTCTTTATTCGCTGGAGCAGGGCTCTCCTTCAAACAGTTTTCCTGGTTTATGCGCCTGAGCGAAGAGCAGATCTCGATGGTGATGCTGGAAGCCAGTGCACATCATCTGCTGTATGGCAGTGAAGATGACGCAGAGAATAATGATGCATCTCCCAATTTTCTTCACTAGTGCTGTCTGACTTTTGCGCAGTCGCTGCCAGAGCGGCTGCATAACACCATTTTTTCTGCTACTTGTAACCTTTCTTTAAAGAATTTTTCACCTCCCCAAAGGCCATTTCGGCTTATCACGTAGACATTACCTGCATAAAAAATTGATAAAAGGCGTTTTTTCGTCTGGGCTATAGCCGGAGACACGGGCTACAGTTATTCTTGCGATGCTTAAAAAAGCGAGCGAATACTGCCGGATAACGTCGTTTCTTTTTATTTCGGGCAGAGCGACAAAATATGCATGAATATTGCATATCTTCAGATTGCACAGTTTTAGTTCGTTTGTTAACGAGCTTTCATAAGGAATAACGATATGATCGCCTTGAATAAAAAATGGTTATCGGGTCTGGTTGCGGGTGCTCTGATGGCCGTCTCTGCCGGCTCGCTCGCTGCGGAACAAAAAACGCTGCACGTTTATAACTGGTCTGACTATATCGCGCCGGATACGGTGGCAAACTTCGAAAAAGAGACCGGGATCAAAGTGGTCTATGACGTGTTCGATTCGAACGAAGTTCTGGAAGGCAAACTGATGGCGGGAAGCACCGGCTTTGACCTGGTGGTTCCGTCCGCAAGCTTCCTGGAGCGTCAACTGACCGCAGGCGTCTTCCAGCCGCTGGATAAAAGCAAATTACCGAACTGGAAAAACCTCGATCCGGAAGTGCTGAAGCTGGTTGCAAAGCATGACCCGGACAACAAATACGCGATGCCTTATCTGTGGGCGACCACTGGTATCGGCTATAACGTCGACAAAGTGAAAGCGGTCCTCGGCAAAGACGTCAAACTCGATAGCTGGGACGTGGTGCTGAAGCCTGAAAACCTTGAGAAGCTGAAAAGCTGCGGTGTCTCCTTCCTGGACGCCCCGGAAGAGATTTTTGCCACCGTACTTAACTATCTGGGCAAAGATCCAAACAGCACTAAAGCCGATGACTACACCGGCCCGGCGACCGATCTGCTGCTGAAGCTGCGTCCAAACATTCGCTACTTCCACTCATCCCAGTACATTAACGACCTGGCAAATGGCGACATTTGTGTGGCCATCGGTTGGGCAGGCGATGTCTGGCAGGCGGCTAACCGTGCGAAAGAGGCTAAAAATGGCGTGAATGTGTCTTACTTCATTCCAAAAGAAGGGGCTCTGGCGTTCTTCGACGTGTTCGCCATGCCTGCTGATGCCAAAAATAAAGACGAAGCGTATCAGTTCCTCAACTACCTGATGCGTCCGGACGTGATCGCCCACATCAGTGACCACGTGTATTACGCTAACGGTAATAAGGCGTCTGTGCCGCTGGTCAGCGAAGAAATCCGCAATAATCCGGCGATCTATCCGCCAGCCGATGTCTTCGCCAAGCTGTTCACCCTGAAAGTGCAGGACCCAAAAATTGACCGCGTGCGTACGCGTGCGTGGACGAAGGTGAAAAGCGGTAAATAAGGCTTTGTGAGATGTATGCCGGGCAGGTGTTGTTCTGCCCGGCGATACGCACCCTTTTGGTGCGTTTGCACCAGTTTTGATTTATGCCGGAGAACACCCCGTGAATGAAGTGATCCCCCGCCCGCAGGCGAAAGTCCGTAAAGCGCTGACCCCGCTTCTTGAAATCCGTAACCTCACGAAATCTTTTGACGGCCAGCATGCCGTGGACGACGTTAGCCTGACCATCTACAAAGGCGAGATTTTTGCGCTGCTGGGTGCGTCTGGCTGTGGTAAATCTACATTGCTGCGTATGCTGGCCGGTTTTGAACAGCCGACAGCCGGGCAGATTGTGCTGGATGGTGTTGATCTCTCCAGCGTACCACCGTATCAACGCCCGATTAACATGATGTTCCAGTCCTACGCCCTGTTTCCGCACATGACCGTTGAGCAGAACATTGCCTTTGGCCTGAAGCAGGACAAGCTGCCAAAAGCCGAAATCACGGCGCGTGTGGCCGAGATGTTGAGTCTCGTGCATATGCAGGAGTTCGCCAAACGTAAACCGCACCAGCTTTCAGGCGGTCAGCGTCAGCGTGTGGCGCTGGCGAGAAGCCTGGCGAAACGCCCGAAACTGCTGCTGCTCGACGAGCCGATGGGAGCGCTGGATAAAAAACTGCGCGACCGTATGCAGCTGGAAGTGGTGGATATTCTTGAGCGTGTGGGGGCGACCTGCGTCATGGTGACTCACGATCAGGAAGAGGCGATGACCATGGCTGGACGCATTGCGATCATGAATCGCGGTAAGTTTGTGCAAATTGGTGAGCCGGAAGAGATCTACGAACATCCGACCACGCGCTACAGCGCAGAGTTTATTGGCTCGGTTAATGTGTTCGAAGGGCTGCTGAAAGATCGTCAGGAAGATGGGCTGGTGATTGAATCTCCTGGGCTTGTTCACCCCCTGAAAGTCGATGTTGATGCGTCGGTGGTGGATAACGTACCGGTTTACGTGGCGCTTCGTCCGGAAAAAATCATGCTCTGCGAAGAACCGCCTGCCGATGGTTACAACTTTGCCGTCGGGGAAGTGGTGCATATTGCCTATCTGGGCGATCTCTCGATTTACCATGTGCGTCTGAGTAGCGGGCAGATGATCAGTGCTCAGTTGCAGAACGAACACCGTTACCGTAAAGGTCTGCCGACCTGGGGCGACGAAGTGCGTCTGTGCTGGGATGCAGACAGTTGCGTCGTGCTGACGGTATAAGGAGCGATCATGAGTACACTTGAACCTCCAGCCCGCCGTGTAGAAAAACCGGGCGGCTTTGGGCATTGGCTGGCGCGCATGCAGATGGCGCATGGGCGCAAGCTGGTGATCGCCATGCCGTATGTGTGGCTGATCCTGCTGTTTCTGTTACCTTTCCTGATCGTCTTTAAGATAAGTCTCGCCGAAATGGCGCGGGCGATCCCGCCGTACACCAACCTGCTGGACTGGGCCGACGGGCAACTAACGCTGACGCTGAATCTGGGTAATTTCCTTCAGCTCACCGACGACCCGCTCTATTTTGAAGCCTATCTGCAGTCGTTGCAGGTGGCGGGGATCTCGACGATCTGCTGTCTGTTGTTGGGGTATCCGCTCGCGTGGGCGGTGGCGCACAGTAAACCGTCGACGCGCAATATTCTGTTGTTGCTGGTGATCCTCCCGTCCTGGACCTCATTCCTGATCCGCGTGTATGCGTGGATGGGGATCCTGAAAAACAACGGGGTGCTGAATAACGTTCTGATGTGGCTTGGGGTTATCGATCAGCCGCTGACCATTCTGCACACCAATCTGGCTGTTTATATCGGCATTGTGTACGCCTATCTGCCGTTTATGGTGCTGCCAATTTATACCGCCCTGACGCGTATCGATTACTCGTTGGTTGAGGCGTCGCTGGATCTGGGCGCTCGCCCATTAAAGACCTTCTTTAGTGTGATTGTGCCACTGACAAAAGGTGGCATTATCGCCGGTTCTATGCTGGTGTTTATCCCGGCGGTTGGGGAGTTTGTGATCCCGGAACTGCTGGGGGGGCCGGACAGCATCATGATTGGTCGTGTTCTGTGGCAGGAGTTCTTCAATAACCGCGACTGGCCGGTGGCTTCAGCGGTGGCGATTGTGATGTTACTGCTGTTGATTGTGCCGATCATGTGGTTCCACAAGCATCAGCAAAAACAGATGGGAGATCACGGATGAACAATTTACCGGTCGTTCGCTCTCCGTGGCGAATTCTGATCCTCGTGATCGGATTTACCTTCCTGTACGCGCCGATGCTGATGCTGGTGATCTATTCGTTCAACAGTTCCAAGCTGGTGACGGTATGGGCGGGTTGGTCGACGCGCTGGTACAGCGAGTTATTCCACGACGACGCGATGATGAGTGCAGTAGGGTTGAGCCTGACCATTGCCGCATGTGCAGCAACCATGGCATCGATCCTTGGAACGATAGCCGCGATGGTGATGGTTCGTTTTGGGCGTTTTCGTGGGTCTAACGGCTTTGCGTTTATGATCACCGCGCCGCTGGTTATGCCAGATGTTATTACCGGTTTATCACTTCTGTTGCTGTTTGTTGCCCTGGCACATGCCATCGGTTGGCCAGCGGATCGCGGTATGTTGACCATCTGGCTGGCACACGTCACCTTCTGTACTGCCTATGTGGCGGTCGTGATCTCGTCGCGTCTGCGCGAACTGGATCACTCTATTGAAGAGGCGGCGATGGATCTCGGTGCAACGCCGCTGAAGGTCTTTTTCATCATCACGTTACCGATGATTATGCCTGCGGTGATTTCCGGCTGGTTACTGGCCTTTACGTTGTCGCTGGATGACCTTGTGATCGCCAGCTTTGTTTCTGGCCCAGGCGCGACGACGTTACCGATGTTGGTCTTCTCCAGCGTGCGTATGGGGGTTAACCCTGAGATTAACGCCCTGGCTTCCATCATTCTGGGGGTTGTCGGAATTGTCGGATTTATCGCCTGGTATCTGATGGCTCGCGCGGAAAAACAGCGTGTACGTGATATCCAGCGTGCAAGACGCGGCTGAAGCATTTAAAATTTCCCATGAAGTGCCGCGCCTGTCGCGGCACTGTTTTTCAGGGAAGTAAAACAGTGGGATTTTTTAAACAATCGCGTGGTTCGCATGCTCGTCTGAACGTCCCTGCGCTGGTGCAGGTGGCGGCGCTCGCCATCATTATGATTCGCTGCCTTGATCTGCTGATGATTCTGAACACACTGGGCACGAGCGGTATTGTTGAGTTTATCCATCGCAGCGTGCAGACGTGGAATTTGACGCTGGTCTTTCTTTCCAGTCTGGTGCTGGTTTTCGTTGAGATCTATTGTGCGTTTTCGCTGGTGAAAGGGCGCAACTGGGCGCGCTGGATCTATCTGCTGACGCAAGTGATTGCGGCGAGCTATCTTTGGGCTGCTTCGATCGGTTACGGTTATCCGGAGCTGTTCAGTATCGCAGGAGAGTCAAAACGAGAGATTTTCCGTTCGCTGATCATGCAAAAACTTCCTGATATCCTGGTGCTGTGTCTGCTGTATGCTCCGGCGTCCAGCCGACGGTTCTTCCGTCTGCAATAGTGTGTATCCACGTCATCCTTCAGGCTGTCGCTGTGTTGGTTGCGTCTGCTCACCTTGATACAACTTGAATGATTTTGTGTATATAATCGCAGCCCTCGTTATTCTTAAGGTTTTCGTATGCAGTGCGCACTTTATGACGCCGGTCGCTGTCGCTCCTGTCAGTGGATAGAACAACCGGTCTCCCGGCAACTCACCGCCAAAATGGCCGATTTACAGCAATTACTGGCTGAACATGCGGTGGGAGAGTGGTATGCGCCTGTCAGTGGGCCGGAAAAGGGGTTTCGAAATAAAGCCAAAATGGTGGTCAGCGGCAGCGTCGAAAAACCGCTGCTGGGGATGTTGCATCGTGATGGCACACCGGAAGACTTAACCGACTGCCCGCTCTATCCAGCCTCATTTGAACCGGTTTTTGCCGCTCTCAAGCCTTTTATTGCCCGAGCAGGGTTAACGCCTTACAACGTTGCGCGTAAACGTGGTGAGCTTAAATACCTCCTGCTGACAGAAAGCCAGCTGGATGGCGGCATGATGCTGCGTTTTGTGTTGCGTTCAGAGGCAAAGCTGGAACAACTGCGAGCCGCTTTGCCGTGGCTGCAACTGCAGCTCCCGCAGCTCAAGGTCGTCACAGCAAATATTCAGCCTGTGCATATGGCGATTATGGAAGGGGAGAAAGAGATCTTCTTCACCGGACAGCACGCCCTGGCAGAGAACTTCAACCATGTGCCGCTGTGGATCCGCCCACAAAGTTTCTTCCAGACGAACCCAACGGTCGCAAGTGCGTTGTATGCCAGTGCCCGTGACTGGGTCCGGGCATTACCGGTCAACCATATGTGGGATCTGTTCTGCGGTGTGGGGGGCTTTGGTTTACATTGTGCAACGCCAGAGATGACGCTGACAGGAATTGAGATTTCAGCGGAAGCCATCGCCTGCGCGAAGCAATCTGCCGCTGAATTAGGGCTAACCAATCTTCAGTTCCAGGCGCTTGACTCCACACAGTTTGCGACCGGCCAGGCCGATGTGCCGGAACTGGTGCTGGTCAATCCACCACGTCGTGGGATAGGCAAAGCGCTGTGTGACTACCTGAGCGAGATGGCCCCGGATTACATGATCTACTCAAGCTGTAATGCTCAGACTATGGCAAAAGATTTCCGCGATCTGCCGGGTTATCGCATTGCACGCGTCCAACTTTTCGATATGTTCCCACATACGGCACACTATGAAGTATTGACGCTGTTAATACGAGATCCGCTGTCGTAATGTCAATTTTTGTTAAGGAAAGCTGTGGCATAATCGCCGCTCCTTTTCCATAGACAAA
This sequence is a window from Enterobacter sp. RHBSTW-00994. Protein-coding genes within it:
- a CDS encoding TetR/AcrR family transcriptional regulator, whose translation is MSRAPNDPKRREKILQATLDTIAEHGIQAVTHRKIASCAGVPLGSMTYYFSGMESLIEEAFTWFTQEMSRQYRDFFAGVTGPEMACESITTLIHSSEVTTPHNMELMYQLYAFMNRSAALKMVMQDWMKMSQTTLEQWFDPVTARALDAFIEGMTLHFVTDRQPLSRDEIRAMVGRIAGEGISGNKKPINLEPKRRG
- a CDS encoding aspartate:alanine antiporter, yielding MNINVADLLNGNYILLLFVVLALGLCLGKLRLGSVQLGNSIGVLVVSLLLGQQHFSINTDALNLGFMLFIFCVGVEAGPNFFSIFFRDGKNYLMLALVMVGSALLIALGLGKLFGWDIGLTAGMLAGSMTSTPVLVGAGDTLRHSGMEGSQLSTALDHLSLGYALTYLIGLVSLIVGARYLPKLQHQDLQTSAQQIARERGLDTDTKRKVYLPVIRAYRVGPELVAWADGKNLRELGIYRQTGCYIERIRRNGILANPDGDAVLQMGDDIALVGYPDAHARLDPSFRNGKEVFDRDLLDMRIVTEEIVVKNHNAVGRRLAQLKLTDHGCFLNRVIRSQIEMPIDDNVVLNKGDVLQVSGDARRVKTVAERIGFISIHSQVTDLLAFCAFFIVGLMIGMITFQFSNFSFGIGNAAGLLFAGIMLGFLRANHPTFGYIPQGALNMVKEFGLMVFMAGVGLSAGSGIGHSLGAVGWQMLVSGLIVSLVPVVICFLFGAYVLRMNRALLFGAMMGARTCAPAMEIISDTARSNIPALGYAGTYAIANVLLTLAGTLIIIIWPGLG
- a CDS encoding inner membrane protein YbjM, with translation MNIKRNWAGIVSGFLLFTVVCLSLSLNVTGAFRASGHSELGLLFFVLPGAAASFLSRRGEVIRPLLGAMLAAPVCLLLMRVLFVSSRSFLQELAWLMSGVFWCALGALCFLFVRRMLHRRRHRK
- a CDS encoding GrxA family glutaredoxin, producing MFAVIFGRPGCPYCVRAKELAEKLTEERDDFNFRYVDIHAEGITKADLEKTVGKPVETVPQIFLDQKHIGGCTDFEAYAKENLGLFAAQ
- the nfsA gene encoding nitroreductase NfsA, whose translation is MTPTIDLLRSHRSIRHFTDEPITQAQREAIVDSARGTSSSSFLQCSSIIRITDPAMREQLVTLTGGQKHVAQAAEFWVFCADFNRHLQICPEAELGLAEQLLLGVVDTALMAQNALTAAESLGLGGVYIGGLRNNIESVTELLKLPKHVLPLFGLCLGWPADNPDVKPRLPASMIMHENHYQPVDQDVLAHYDDELAHYYLTRGSNTRRDTWSDHIRRTIIKENRPFILDYLHKQGWATR
- the rimK gene encoding 30S ribosomal protein S6--L-glutamate ligase; translation: MNIAILSRDGTLYSCKRLREAALKRGHQVEILDPLSCYMNIDPAASSIHYKGRQLPHFDAVIPRIGSQITYYGTAALRQFEMLGSYPLNESVAISRARDKLRSLQLLARQGIDLPVTGIAHSPDDTSDLIDMVGGAPLVIKLVEGTQGIGVVLAETRQAAESVIDAFRGLNAHILVQEYIEEAKGRDIRCLVVGDEVVAAIERQAKEGDFRSNLHRGGVARVADISEREREMAVKAAQTLGLDIAGVDILRATRGPLVMEVNASPGLEGVEKTTGIDIAGKMIAWIERHATPGFCLKTGG
- a CDS encoding YbjN domain-containing protein — protein: MDLQVVPTLDTLRQWLDDAGITYFECDSCQALHLPHMQNFDGVFDAKIDLINDVILFSALAEVKPSALLALASDLSAINASSLTVKAFLDIQDDNLPKLVVCQSLFAGAGLSFKQFSWFMRLSEEQISMVMLEASAHHLLYGSEDDAENNDASPNFLH
- the potF gene encoding spermidine/putrescine ABC transporter substrate-binding protein PotF; this encodes MIALNKKWLSGLVAGALMAVSAGSLAAEQKTLHVYNWSDYIAPDTVANFEKETGIKVVYDVFDSNEVLEGKLMAGSTGFDLVVPSASFLERQLTAGVFQPLDKSKLPNWKNLDPEVLKLVAKHDPDNKYAMPYLWATTGIGYNVDKVKAVLGKDVKLDSWDVVLKPENLEKLKSCGVSFLDAPEEIFATVLNYLGKDPNSTKADDYTGPATDLLLKLRPNIRYFHSSQYINDLANGDICVAIGWAGDVWQAANRAKEAKNGVNVSYFIPKEGALAFFDVFAMPADAKNKDEAYQFLNYLMRPDVIAHISDHVYYANGNKASVPLVSEEIRNNPAIYPPADVFAKLFTLKVQDPKIDRVRTRAWTKVKSGK
- the potG gene encoding putrescine ABC transporter ATP-binding subunit PotG, with the translated sequence MNEVIPRPQAKVRKALTPLLEIRNLTKSFDGQHAVDDVSLTIYKGEIFALLGASGCGKSTLLRMLAGFEQPTAGQIVLDGVDLSSVPPYQRPINMMFQSYALFPHMTVEQNIAFGLKQDKLPKAEITARVAEMLSLVHMQEFAKRKPHQLSGGQRQRVALARSLAKRPKLLLLDEPMGALDKKLRDRMQLEVVDILERVGATCVMVTHDQEEAMTMAGRIAIMNRGKFVQIGEPEEIYEHPTTRYSAEFIGSVNVFEGLLKDRQEDGLVIESPGLVHPLKVDVDASVVDNVPVYVALRPEKIMLCEEPPADGYNFAVGEVVHIAYLGDLSIYHVRLSSGQMISAQLQNEHRYRKGLPTWGDEVRLCWDADSCVVLTV
- the potH gene encoding putrescine ABC transporter permease PotH, which encodes MSTLEPPARRVEKPGGFGHWLARMQMAHGRKLVIAMPYVWLILLFLLPFLIVFKISLAEMARAIPPYTNLLDWADGQLTLTLNLGNFLQLTDDPLYFEAYLQSLQVAGISTICCLLLGYPLAWAVAHSKPSTRNILLLLVILPSWTSFLIRVYAWMGILKNNGVLNNVLMWLGVIDQPLTILHTNLAVYIGIVYAYLPFMVLPIYTALTRIDYSLVEASLDLGARPLKTFFSVIVPLTKGGIIAGSMLVFIPAVGEFVIPELLGGPDSIMIGRVLWQEFFNNRDWPVASAVAIVMLLLLIVPIMWFHKHQQKQMGDHG
- the potI gene encoding putrescine ABC transporter permease PotI, encoding MNNLPVVRSPWRILILVIGFTFLYAPMLMLVIYSFNSSKLVTVWAGWSTRWYSELFHDDAMMSAVGLSLTIAACAATMASILGTIAAMVMVRFGRFRGSNGFAFMITAPLVMPDVITGLSLLLLFVALAHAIGWPADRGMLTIWLAHVTFCTAYVAVVISSRLRELDHSIEEAAMDLGATPLKVFFIITLPMIMPAVISGWLLAFTLSLDDLVIASFVSGPGATTLPMLVFSSVRMGVNPEINALASIILGVVGIVGFIAWYLMARAEKQRVRDIQRARRG
- a CDS encoding YbjO family protein, producing the protein MKCRACRGTVFQGSKTVGFFKQSRGSHARLNVPALVQVAALAIIMIRCLDLLMILNTLGTSGIVEFIHRSVQTWNLTLVFLSSLVLVFVEIYCAFSLVKGRNWARWIYLLTQVIAASYLWAASIGYGYPELFSIAGESKREIFRSLIMQKLPDILVLCLLYAPASSRRFFRLQ